The following proteins are encoded in a genomic region of Pedosphaera parvula Ellin514:
- a CDS encoding type II secretion system protein, which produces MKKILFTIHARATRAYILGRGRQGFTLIELLVVIAIIAILASLLLPALASARAKAWRIQCTSQMKQLGVGFNLFATDHEDMFPPAGYGTSSGQLAWDSWIHRYIGGNASDADLISGLTSIDACPKVEKCPGDRVAIMAAWANYGQRRTYAMNSVGGNWSTEYQVDTKKQSYPLPPISHGVGIYWQDGGGAGGLPDWEAKGYKTTVVSDPSGTILLVEQPNFQNVVGNIWPCISIGPLGSGDLYQTDPSPGSHNYGNDEYGIHSKRFNYLFHDGHVQALKLEQTVGSGTLANPKGMWTVKQND; this is translated from the coding sequence ATGAAAAAGATTCTATTCACGATCCACGCAAGAGCAACGCGAGCTTATATACTGGGCAGGGGACGGCAGGGGTTTACTTTAATTGAGCTTTTAGTCGTTATTGCGATTATTGCCATCCTGGCGTCGTTGCTCCTTCCGGCGCTCGCTTCCGCCAGAGCCAAAGCCTGGCGAATTCAATGTACGTCCCAGATGAAGCAGTTGGGAGTTGGCTTTAACCTGTTTGCCACTGATCATGAGGATATGTTTCCACCTGCGGGATATGGAACCAGTTCCGGTCAGCTGGCGTGGGACAGCTGGATCCATCGATATATCGGTGGAAATGCATCGGACGCAGATCTGATTAGCGGGCTTACGAGCATCGACGCGTGCCCAAAGGTCGAGAAATGTCCCGGCGACCGAGTTGCAATCATGGCTGCATGGGCGAACTACGGTCAGCGCAGAACCTATGCCATGAACAGTGTTGGAGGCAATTGGAGCACGGAATATCAAGTCGATACTAAAAAGCAGAGTTATCCTTTGCCACCGATTAGTCATGGCGTGGGTATTTATTGGCAGGATGGCGGCGGGGCCGGTGGCCTTCCAGATTGGGAGGCGAAAGGGTATAAGACGACAGTAGTGTCAGATCCAAGCGGAACGATCTTGTTGGTGGAACAACCGAATTTTCAGAATGTAGTCGGCAATATCTGGCCTTGCATTTCGATCGGCCCCCTAGGCAGCGGAGATCTGTACCAGACTGATCCCTCTCCCGGGAGCCATAACTACGGAAATGATGAGTACGGCATTCACAGCAAGCGATTCAATTATCTGTTCCATGATGGGCATGTCCAAGCTTTGAAGCTCGAACAGACGGTTGGTTCCGGGACTTTGGCCAACCCCAAAGGGATGTGGACGGTAAAACAAAATGACTAA